A genomic region of Populus nigra chromosome 11, ddPopNigr1.1, whole genome shotgun sequence contains the following coding sequences:
- the LOC133668308 gene encoding uncharacterized protein LOC133668308 isoform X1 — protein sequence MAAEEVVAPAVIPVASDHKRKLGDLEPEVLEQAEPSPVDEQEPEVTEKDDDVEDGGSPETKRLRTDESKTDGLVIASENGFKGDKSDERAREETEEQSVENEQEKDDNVEPPSEELLETTDKEETNAVNPETDNTDQATVDGSKDEDAEKPSLEDAEKPSLEDAEEHLSEDQTTSRKIEVPNDKVGVLIGKGGDTIRYLQYNSGAKIQITRDSEADSQSTTRPVELIGTLSSIRSAEKLINAVIAEADAGGSPSLVAMGLASSAQTAGVGDQLEIPVPNEKVGLIIGRGGETIKGLQAKSGARIQLIPQHLPEGDGSKERTVRVTGDKRQVEMAREMIMDVMNQTVRPSTLSSSFNQQQSYRPCGPTGPAHWGPRGPHSNQKMPYDYQHRGPYPSHGSQYPPAYGDYPQHMAPRSNYSSGWEQRPANVQGPHTHTSGYDYYSQGGHASDHPVSGPMPTRIPGPASRHSPAPVMGGPPSQVNYSYGQSHGPDYGHQAPYSQAAPSHQSYGHGYDEPKYPYGYGSSQPAYSQAGNQPGYGAQQEYGKQPSFGMPSQGPPPQSYGPPRPGQPGDMSYQGPMQSSQLYGPNAPPPLQQQYPYASSGPMQQPYPSYGSGSGSDGYNQAQTASGPGYPQQGGQPVPTPGQPGGQAAAGYAQGPAGGYGSYPSAQQGYPEQQAANNAGYGYQGSQDPAYGSAPAYGAPASQQGYAQPTPTQPSYDQSVPQSAGYGAAPATAQVGYGKTVSPQPGYPQYDSTQMYAAPR from the exons ATGGCGGCAGAGGAGGTTGTGGCACCTGCTGTGATTCCAGTGGCGTCGGATCACAAGAGAAAGCTGGGAGATTTAGAGCCGGAAGTTCTTGAACAAGCTGAGCCAAGTCCGGTCGACGAACAGGAGCCTGAAGTGACTGAGAAAGATGATGACGTGGAGGATGGTGGTTCGCCTGAGACTAAACGGCTAAGGACTGATGAAAGCAAAACCGATGGGTTAG taATAGCCAGCGAAAATGGTTTCAAAGGAGACAAGTCAGATGAACGTGCAAGGGAAGAAACTGAAGAGCAGAGTGTTGAGAATGAGCAAGAGAAGGATGATAATGTTGAGCCTCCATCTGAGGAGCTACTGGAAACAACtgataaagaagaaacaaatgCAGTTAATCCGGAGACTGATAATACCGACCAAGCTACAGTTGATGGTTCCAAGGATGAGGATGCTGAGAAACCGTCTTTAGAGGATGCTGAGAAACCGTCTTTAGAGGATGCTGAGGAACATCTATCTGAGGATCAAACAACATCGCGCAAAATTGAGGTTCCGAATGACAAG GTTGGGGTTCTAATTGGTAAAGGTGGAGATACTATACGTTACCTGCAGTATAATTCTGGAGCAAAAATTCAAATCACAAGGGATTCTGAAGCTGATTCACAATCCACAACAAGGCCAGTGGAATTAATAGGGACTTTAAGCAGTATAAGAAGTGCTGAGAAGCTCATCAATGCAGTCATTGCAGAG GCTGATGCTGGGGGTTCCCCATCTCTTGTAGCTATGGGCCTTGCTAGTAGTGCACAAACTGCTGGAGTGGGAGATCAGCTGGAGATTCCAGTTCCCAATGAGAag GTTGGTCTAATTATAGGACGGGGTGGGGAAACCATCAAAGGTCTTCAAGCCAAATCTGGGGCTCGTATTCAG TTGATACCTCAACACCTTCCAGAAGGGGATGGGTCTAAAGAAAGAACAGTACGTGTAACTGGAGATAAGAGGCAAGTTGAGATGGCCAGAGAAATGATAATGGATGTCATGAATCAG ACTGTGAGGCCATCAACTCTCTCTAGCAGCTTTAACCAGCAGCAGTCCTATCGACCCTGTGGACCCACGGGCCCAGCTCACTGGGGTCCTCGTGGTCCTCATTCAAACCAGAAAATGCCATATGATTATCAGCATCGGGGTCCATATCCATCCCATGGTTCGCAGTATCCTCCAGCTTATGGTGATTATCCTCAACATATGGCCCCAAGAAGTAACTACAGTTCTGGTTGGGAGCAAAGACCTGCTAATGTGCAGGGCCCTCACACACATACCAGTGGCTATGATTACTATAGTCAAGGAGGTCATGCATCTGATCATCCAGTTTCTGGCCCAATGCCTACTCGCATTCCTGGGCCTGCTTCTCGTCATTCCCCTGCCCCTGTTATGGGTGGACCTCCATCCCAGGTAAATTACAGCTATGGACAGTCCCATGGTCCAGATTATGGGCACCAAGCTCCCTATTCCCAGGCAGCCCCTTCTCACCAGAGCTACGGGCATGGATATGATGAACCGAAGTATCCTTATGGGTATGGAAGTTCACAGCCAGCTTATTCGCAGGCTGGCAACCAACCAGGCTATGGTGCACAGCAGGAATATGGCAAGCAGCCATCATTTGGAATGCCATCACAGGGACCACCTCCCCAGTCATATGGTCCTCCTAGGCCTGGTCAACCAGGAGATATGTCTTATCAAGGTCCTATGCAATCAAGTCAACTGTATGGTCCAAATGCACCACCACCACTGCAACAGCAGTATCCATATGCATCGAGTGGGCCCATGCAGCAACCCTATCCTTCTTATGGGTCCGGATCAGGTTCCGATGGGTATAATCAGGCACAAACTGCATCTGGCCCAGGCTATCCTCAGCAAGGTGGCCAGCCTGTTCCTACACCTGGACAGCCTGGTGGACAAGCAGCAGCTGGCTATGCGCAAGGTCCTGCTGGGGGCTATGGGTCATATCCATCTGCACAACAAGGTTATCCTGAGCAGCAAGCTGCAAACAATGCAGGTTATGGCTATCAAGGGTCTCAAGATCCTGCTTATGGTAGTGCCCCTGCATATGGTGCACCAGCCAGCCAGCAGGGTTATGCTCAACCAACACCAACTCAACCAAGCTATGATCAGTCAGTCCCACAATCTGCTGGTTATGGAGCTGCTCCGGCAACTGCTCAAGTTGGTTATGGGAAAACTGTGTCTCCACAGCCTGGCTATCCTCAATATGACTCAACCCAGATGTATGCCGCGCCACGCTGA
- the LOC133706224 gene encoding tubulin-folding cofactor E, with translation MQSSSDSSTFKLDQRVHSTNDPRRIGTVKYIGPVEGHPGTWVGVDWDNGEAKHDGSLNGVRYFEARSQLSGSFVRAQNLTAGISFIEALYIRYRDQPTQEDEDEMYVLSASNKRVSVQLVGKEKIQDKLSRLEELTGASLSYLGVSNPGSPNEIRNIVPNLKELDLTGNLLSEWKDVGIICEQLPSLAALNLSNNSMSHEIVGLPPLKSIHILVLNNTGINWTQIEVLKDLLPVIEELHLMGNGINAIKTASSSIVHGFDSLRLLNLEENCIAEWNEIVKLSQLRSLEELHLNKNNLNHIFYPDHDTIDKLVGGDESHDQSCIPFQNLRCLLLGGNNIDDLASVDSLNSFPKLIDIRLSENPIADPGRGGIPRFVLVARLAKVEILNGSEVSTRERKESEIRYVRLVISKLHGNPDEIKQHPRFVELKNFHGIEDERSSVGTTGPQKMASGLLSVTLKSVAPSIGEKPPLTKKLPAATTIGKLKILCETFFKLGSIRPKLFLQEEGSPLPILLDDEMATLMDVGIGNESTVLVDEES, from the exons ATGCAAAGCTCCTCTGATTCGAGCACCTTCAAACTTGACCAGCGAGTCCATTCAACCAATGATCCACGCCGAATCGGTACCGTCAAGTACATAGGACCCGTGGAAGGCCATCCTGGCACATGGGTCGGTGTCGATTGGGACAATGGAGAAGCCAAACACGACGGGTCATTGAATGGAGTCCGTTACTTCGAAGCAAGGTCTCAACTTTCTGGGTCATTCGTTCGGGCCCAGAATTTGACTGCGGGCATTTCGTTTATAGAAGCTCTCTATATCAGATACAGAGACCAACCAACTCAAGAAGATGAGG ATGAAATGTATGTGCTTTCAGCTAGTAACAAAAGGGTATCTGTACAACTTGTTGGTAAAGAGAAGATTCAAGATAAGCTAAGTAGATTAGAAGAATTGACTGGTGCTTCCCTTTCTTATTTGGGTGTTAGCAATCCGGGATCCCCTAATGAAATCAGAAATATAGTGCCAA ATCTAAAGGAACTGGACTTGACTGGAAATTTACTTTCAGAATGGAAG GATGTTGGCATTATATGTGAACAATTACCTTCTCTTGCAGCACTCAATTTGTCTAACAACTCAATGTCCCATGAGATTGTTGGTCTACCACCACTAAAAAGCATCCACATTTTAGTTTTAAACAATACTGGCATAAATTGGACACAG ATTGAAGTGCTTAAAGATTTATTGCCAGTAATTGAGGAGCTACATCTGATGGGAAATGGCATAAATGCAATAAAG ACAGCATCTTCATCCATTGTTCATGGATTTGATTCTTTGCGGCTACTGAATTTGGAAGAGAATTGTATAGCTGAATGGAATGAAATTGTAAAGCTTTCTCAATTAAGAAG TTTGGAGGAACTTCATTTAAACAAGAACAATTTGAACCATATCTTTTATCCTGATCATGATACGATAGACAAATTGGTTGGTGGTGATGAATCTCATGATCAAAGCTGTATACCTTTTCAAAATTTACGTTGCCTTCTTCTTG GAGGTAACAACATTGATGATCTGGCTTCTGTGGACTCATTGAACTCATTTCCTAAATTGATT GACATCAGGCTTTCTGAAAACCCAATTGCTGATCCTGGAAGAGGTGGTATCCCAAGATTTGTTTTGGTTGCACGATTAGCAAAAGTTGAAATCTTGAATGGAAGTGAG GTAAGCACTCGTGAAAGGAAGGAGTCTGAGATCCG GTATGTCCGCTTAGTTATTTCAAAGTTGCATGGAAATCCAGATGAAATCAAACAGCATCCCAG GTTTGTTGAGCTGAAGAATTTTCATGGCATTGAAGATGAAAGGTCATCGGTTGGAACAACAGGCCCTCAGAAGATGGCTTCTGGACTCCTGT CTGTCACCCTTAAATCTGTGGCTCCATCTATTGGCGAGAAACCTCCACTAACAAAGAAACTGCCAGCTGCTACTACG ATTGGGAAGCTAAAGATTCTTTGTGAAACGTTTTTCAAGCTTGGGTCCATTAGGCCAAAATTGTTTCTTCAAGAAGAG ggtTCCCCTCTGCCGATATTGCTTGATGATGAGATGGCAACTTTGATGGATGTTGGAATTGGCAACGAATCAACTGTTCTTGTAGACGAAGAGAGTTAG
- the LOC133668308 gene encoding uncharacterized protein LOC133668308 isoform X2 translates to MAAEEVVAPAVIPVASDHKRKLGDLEPEVLEQAEPSPVDEQEPEVTEKDDDVEDGGSPETKRLRTDESKTDGLASENGFKGDKSDERAREETEEQSVENEQEKDDNVEPPSEELLETTDKEETNAVNPETDNTDQATVDGSKDEDAEKPSLEDAEKPSLEDAEEHLSEDQTTSRKIEVPNDKVGVLIGKGGDTIRYLQYNSGAKIQITRDSEADSQSTTRPVELIGTLSSIRSAEKLINAVIAEADAGGSPSLVAMGLASSAQTAGVGDQLEIPVPNEKVGLIIGRGGETIKGLQAKSGARIQLIPQHLPEGDGSKERTVRVTGDKRQVEMAREMIMDVMNQTVRPSTLSSSFNQQQSYRPCGPTGPAHWGPRGPHSNQKMPYDYQHRGPYPSHGSQYPPAYGDYPQHMAPRSNYSSGWEQRPANVQGPHTHTSGYDYYSQGGHASDHPVSGPMPTRIPGPASRHSPAPVMGGPPSQVNYSYGQSHGPDYGHQAPYSQAAPSHQSYGHGYDEPKYPYGYGSSQPAYSQAGNQPGYGAQQEYGKQPSFGMPSQGPPPQSYGPPRPGQPGDMSYQGPMQSSQLYGPNAPPPLQQQYPYASSGPMQQPYPSYGSGSGSDGYNQAQTASGPGYPQQGGQPVPTPGQPGGQAAAGYAQGPAGGYGSYPSAQQGYPEQQAANNAGYGYQGSQDPAYGSAPAYGAPASQQGYAQPTPTQPSYDQSVPQSAGYGAAPATAQVGYGKTVSPQPGYPQYDSTQMYAAPR, encoded by the exons ATGGCGGCAGAGGAGGTTGTGGCACCTGCTGTGATTCCAGTGGCGTCGGATCACAAGAGAAAGCTGGGAGATTTAGAGCCGGAAGTTCTTGAACAAGCTGAGCCAAGTCCGGTCGACGAACAGGAGCCTGAAGTGACTGAGAAAGATGATGACGTGGAGGATGGTGGTTCGCCTGAGACTAAACGGCTAAGGACTGATGAAAGCAAAACCGATGGGTTAG CCAGCGAAAATGGTTTCAAAGGAGACAAGTCAGATGAACGTGCAAGGGAAGAAACTGAAGAGCAGAGTGTTGAGAATGAGCAAGAGAAGGATGATAATGTTGAGCCTCCATCTGAGGAGCTACTGGAAACAACtgataaagaagaaacaaatgCAGTTAATCCGGAGACTGATAATACCGACCAAGCTACAGTTGATGGTTCCAAGGATGAGGATGCTGAGAAACCGTCTTTAGAGGATGCTGAGAAACCGTCTTTAGAGGATGCTGAGGAACATCTATCTGAGGATCAAACAACATCGCGCAAAATTGAGGTTCCGAATGACAAG GTTGGGGTTCTAATTGGTAAAGGTGGAGATACTATACGTTACCTGCAGTATAATTCTGGAGCAAAAATTCAAATCACAAGGGATTCTGAAGCTGATTCACAATCCACAACAAGGCCAGTGGAATTAATAGGGACTTTAAGCAGTATAAGAAGTGCTGAGAAGCTCATCAATGCAGTCATTGCAGAG GCTGATGCTGGGGGTTCCCCATCTCTTGTAGCTATGGGCCTTGCTAGTAGTGCACAAACTGCTGGAGTGGGAGATCAGCTGGAGATTCCAGTTCCCAATGAGAag GTTGGTCTAATTATAGGACGGGGTGGGGAAACCATCAAAGGTCTTCAAGCCAAATCTGGGGCTCGTATTCAG TTGATACCTCAACACCTTCCAGAAGGGGATGGGTCTAAAGAAAGAACAGTACGTGTAACTGGAGATAAGAGGCAAGTTGAGATGGCCAGAGAAATGATAATGGATGTCATGAATCAG ACTGTGAGGCCATCAACTCTCTCTAGCAGCTTTAACCAGCAGCAGTCCTATCGACCCTGTGGACCCACGGGCCCAGCTCACTGGGGTCCTCGTGGTCCTCATTCAAACCAGAAAATGCCATATGATTATCAGCATCGGGGTCCATATCCATCCCATGGTTCGCAGTATCCTCCAGCTTATGGTGATTATCCTCAACATATGGCCCCAAGAAGTAACTACAGTTCTGGTTGGGAGCAAAGACCTGCTAATGTGCAGGGCCCTCACACACATACCAGTGGCTATGATTACTATAGTCAAGGAGGTCATGCATCTGATCATCCAGTTTCTGGCCCAATGCCTACTCGCATTCCTGGGCCTGCTTCTCGTCATTCCCCTGCCCCTGTTATGGGTGGACCTCCATCCCAGGTAAATTACAGCTATGGACAGTCCCATGGTCCAGATTATGGGCACCAAGCTCCCTATTCCCAGGCAGCCCCTTCTCACCAGAGCTACGGGCATGGATATGATGAACCGAAGTATCCTTATGGGTATGGAAGTTCACAGCCAGCTTATTCGCAGGCTGGCAACCAACCAGGCTATGGTGCACAGCAGGAATATGGCAAGCAGCCATCATTTGGAATGCCATCACAGGGACCACCTCCCCAGTCATATGGTCCTCCTAGGCCTGGTCAACCAGGAGATATGTCTTATCAAGGTCCTATGCAATCAAGTCAACTGTATGGTCCAAATGCACCACCACCACTGCAACAGCAGTATCCATATGCATCGAGTGGGCCCATGCAGCAACCCTATCCTTCTTATGGGTCCGGATCAGGTTCCGATGGGTATAATCAGGCACAAACTGCATCTGGCCCAGGCTATCCTCAGCAAGGTGGCCAGCCTGTTCCTACACCTGGACAGCCTGGTGGACAAGCAGCAGCTGGCTATGCGCAAGGTCCTGCTGGGGGCTATGGGTCATATCCATCTGCACAACAAGGTTATCCTGAGCAGCAAGCTGCAAACAATGCAGGTTATGGCTATCAAGGGTCTCAAGATCCTGCTTATGGTAGTGCCCCTGCATATGGTGCACCAGCCAGCCAGCAGGGTTATGCTCAACCAACACCAACTCAACCAAGCTATGATCAGTCAGTCCCACAATCTGCTGGTTATGGAGCTGCTCCGGCAACTGCTCAAGTTGGTTATGGGAAAACTGTGTCTCCACAGCCTGGCTATCCTCAATATGACTCAACCCAGATGTATGCCGCGCCACGCTGA